The nucleotide sequence CAGTGGACGGATTCGCCTGCGAGTAGTTGACCAGCACGGCCGTGTAGTCCCCGGCGGGCGGGTCGTACAGGATCGCGTGCTCTTCCGTGGTCGAACCGTTCGCCGACGACGACACCATGTTGCCCGCGGAGTCGAAGACGTACAGGTCCCAGTCGCTGTCCTGGCTGGCCCACTTGACGTCGACGCTGAACTTCCCGTTGTCGACCTTGGGGAGCCCGTCGACGTGGAACGTGAAGCTCTCCGAAGCCGGGTCCGCCGGGTAGTTCGTGTTGATCGCCGGGACCCCGGGCGGGTTGACGGCCTGGATCGCGGGCTGCGCCGGACCCTGCGGCTCGCGGCCGTAGCGGCCCGCGACGTAGGGCCGGGTCGACGGGTTGATCGACCACGCGAACCGGCCGCCGGTGGCGGACAGCGACGAGTTCAGGTCGTCGGTGACGTAGATCGGCGGCTTCGTCGAGCCGTCCGGCTGCACCACCGGCGAGGTCGGCGTCTGGAAGGTCTTGTGCAGCTTCAGCTGGTAACCCTTCGGCGCCGTACCGATCAGCGTCGAGTGCGCCGCCGGGTCGGCGGTGTTGGCCAGCATGTCGATGAACGCGGCACGGTTGCCGCCCTTGCCCGCGCCCGCCGCGGGGGCGACACCGGTGTACTCGGCGACGACACCGTCGGCGAACGGCGGGTGGAACTCGTTCGGGCCGACCTCGAAGGTGAAGCCCCAGCCACCGGTGGCCCAGTACGACCAGTCCTCGGTCGAGCCGGTCGTGTCGTAGAGCGCCCACGACGGCTGGCTGGTGTAGCCGTTGCGCGAGGCCATCTTGTCGCCGAGCGCCTTGTACGCGGGCTCGTCGAGCGGCGGGCGGACGGCGGCGACACCCGGGACACGCAGCACCAGGTTGGAGTAGGTGTGCAGCGTGATCAGGTTGGTCACCTGGCGGTTGGACACGATGGAGCGGATGTTCTGCGTCTCGGGCTCGGAGAACGGGCCGGAACCGCGGAAGGTGTCACTGCGCCACAGGGTCGACGCGCCGGCGCCGCCCCAGAAGCCCGCGTAGTTGCGGTTCGGGTCGGTGCCGCGTTCACGGCCGGCCGGGTTGGCCTTGCAGACGCCGGTCGCGAATTCCTTGGGCGAGTCGTTGACGTTGCAGTTCTTGCGCTTCATCTCGTAGTCGAACCGCGAGAAGTCACCCCTGGGCTCGGCCTCACGGGAGATTTCGAAGCCGTCGGGGTTGACGATCGGCACGATGATGTTGCGCGTCCGGCCGACCAGGCCGCGGATCTCGGCGTTGCCGCCGGTGTAACCCTTGACCAGCTCGTACGCCCACTCCATGGCATGCTCGCCCGCCGGCCACTCCCGGGCGTGGTGCACGCCCATGGTGAAGTTGACGGGTTTGCCGTCCGCGATGTTCTGGACGTCGCTCGCGACCTCGAGGCCGATGACGTCACGGCCTTCCCAGGTCGGCTGCGGCAACGTGAACGCCGTGACGAGCTTGGGGTTCTTGCGGGCCAGTTCCTTGACCTCGAACTGGTAGTCGTAGAGGTGCCGGTAGCTCGTCCGCCCGGACGGCAACGTGGAGCCCGGCGCCTTCGCGGCGTACTCACGGTCGGTCTTGGCGTTCTGGATCGACTTCGCCGAAAGGTCGGCCTCGACCACCCTCGCTTTGAAGCCGTTGTCCGCCAGCGTCTTGCGGTCGGCGTCGTTGGCGAGGACGACCTCGACGCCGGTGGCGTCGGCCTTCTCGGTGACGTCGAGGCCGAGCCGGAGCAGCTTGTCCTTGTCCTGCTTGCCCGGGGTCTCGACGCGGACCAGTTCGGCGCGCTGCGGCGCGTGCGCGGCAGCGGTCGGTGTCCCCTGCGGCGTGAGGGCGAGGAAGTCGACGCCCAGCAGCGCGTCGCGCGTCTTCCCGTCGTACCGGCAGGTCTGCACGATCAGCTTCTGGTCCTTCTTCACGAAGCCTTCGGCGAGTTCGTGGCTGCGCAACGCGGCGGACGCGGCGACCACGGCACCGGTGGCCTTGTCGAAGACCGCGAGGTCCCAGTCACCTTCGGCGCCGCCACGAGGCGCGATCCGCGCCTGGAGCAGACCGTCCACTGTGGACGTGAACTCACGCCGGTCGGTACCTGCCGTACCCGGCTTCTGCAACGCGGCGAAACAGGACCGCGGCACGGCCCGGTCGGCCCGGACCACGTTGTCCGCGGCCACCGCCGTCGTGGCCGACGGAAGTG is from Amycolatopsis lurida and encodes:
- a CDS encoding M14 family zinc carboxypeptidase → MGYSPNRRRAGWTAATLVLAGTFVALPSATTAVAADNVVRADRAVPRSCFAALQKPGTAGTDRREFTSTVDGLLQARIAPRGGAEGDWDLAVFDKATGAVVAASAALRSHELAEGFVKKDQKLIVQTCRYDGKTRDALLGVDFLALTPQGTPTAAAHAPQRAELVRVETPGKQDKDKLLRLGLDVTEKADATGVEVVLANDADRKTLADNGFKARVVEADLSAKSIQNAKTDREYAAKAPGSTLPSGRTSYRHLYDYQFEVKELARKNPKLVTAFTLPQPTWEGRDVIGLEVASDVQNIADGKPVNFTMGVHHAREWPAGEHAMEWAYELVKGYTGGNAEIRGLVGRTRNIIVPIVNPDGFEISREAEPRGDFSRFDYEMKRKNCNVNDSPKEFATGVCKANPAGRERGTDPNRNYAGFWGGAGASTLWRSDTFRGSGPFSEPETQNIRSIVSNRQVTNLITLHTYSNLVLRVPGVAAVRPPLDEPAYKALGDKMASRNGYTSQPSWALYDTTGSTEDWSYWATGGWGFTFEVGPNEFHPPFADGVVAEYTGVAPAAGAGKGGNRAAFIDMLANTADPAAHSTLIGTAPKGYQLKLHKTFQTPTSPVVQPDGSTKPPIYVTDDLNSSLSATGGRFAWSINPSTRPYVAGRYGREPQGPAQPAIQAVNPPGVPAINTNYPADPASESFTFHVDGLPKVDNGKFSVDVKWASQDSDWDLYVFDSAGNMVSSSANGSTTEEHAILYDPPAGDYTAVLVNYSQANPSTVDDWTGGVSFQSPIPPTYGPKEAYQLTCTSPKGKLVGLADVYIDRGQTVDVGEVCTRSARAKKERSGR